In Thermodesulfobacteriota bacterium, a single genomic region encodes these proteins:
- the proC gene encoding pyrroline-5-carboxylate reductase, with protein MAKIGFIGGGNMAEALIKGLIASGVYKKSDIIVSDNVKKRLDHLKSAYGVTVTHDNKDLVAKSELVVLSVKPNTVRKVVNEIKAKITAQKMLVSIAAGIPVSLISGVLKKKAKIVRVMPNTPALVLAGAAALYCSPSLSDEERERVKKIFESVGIAYIVEDEKLLDTVTGLSGSGPAFVSMFIEALSDGGVKMGLPRDAALRLAAQTVYGTAKMIIEEMSHPAVLKDKVSSPGGTTIEGIHKLEAGGFRANVISAVEAATNRSRQLSREDK; from the coding sequence ATGGCGAAGATAGGTTTCATAGGCGGCGGGAACATGGCGGAGGCACTGATCAAGGGCCTCATAGCGTCAGGCGTGTATAAGAAGAGCGACATTATCGTAAGCGATAACGTTAAGAAAAGGCTCGACCATCTGAAATCCGCGTACGGCGTCACAGTGACTCACGACAATAAAGACCTCGTGGCCAAATCCGAGCTCGTCGTCCTCTCCGTAAAGCCCAATACTGTCCGGAAAGTGGTGAATGAGATAAAAGCGAAGATTACTGCGCAGAAGATGCTAGTTTCGATCGCGGCCGGCATACCGGTCTCTCTGATATCCGGTGTTCTCAAAAAGAAAGCGAAAATAGTCCGCGTCATGCCCAACACTCCCGCGCTCGTCCTCGCCGGGGCCGCTGCTCTATACTGCAGCCCCAGTCTGAGCGACGAGGAGAGGGAGCGTGTAAAGAAGATATTCGAATCGGTCGGTATCGCCTACATAGTCGAAGACGAGAAGCTCCTCGACACAGTTACCGGCCTCAGTGGGAGCGGCCCCGCATTCGTATCGATGTTCATAGAGGCGCTCTCGGACGGCGGCGTAAAGATGGGGCTTCCTCGCGATGCTGCGTTGAGACTCGCGGCGCAGACAGTCTACGGCACTGCAAAAATGATAATAGAGGAAATGTCCCACCCGGCTGTGCTCAAGGATAAGGTCTCCTCGCCGGGCGGTACGACCATAGAGGGCATACACAAGCTCGAGGCGGGCGGGTTCAGGGCTAACGTCATATCCGCCGTCGAGGCGGCAACCAACCGTTCGAGGCAGTTATCCAGGGAGGATAAATAA
- a CDS encoding YggT family protein codes for MFIVANLVIGIGQALHYIINIYIFIVVARAIISWVSPDPYNPIVRFLYMATEPVLRYVRRLMPIVSGIDFSPIIVMIALFFIDQVLVQSIIDYGIRLKAGMP; via the coding sequence ATGTTTATCGTCGCAAACCTCGTGATAGGCATAGGCCAGGCCCTTCACTACATAATAAACATATATATCTTTATCGTAGTCGCCAGGGCCATAATCTCATGGGTAAGTCCTGACCCCTATAATCCGATTGTGAGGTTCCTATATATGGCCACGGAGCCAGTGCTGAGGTATGTGAGAAGGTTGATGCCTATAGTCAGCGGTATAGATTTTTCACCGATAATTGTGATGATTGCTCTGTTTTTTATCGACCAGGTCCTGGTCCAGTCCATAATCGATTACGGTATTCGTTTGAAAGCGGGCATGCCGTAA
- the npdG gene encoding NADPH-dependent F420 reductase: MKIALLGGTGDIAEGLVLRWSKAGHEIFIGSRSDEKAKGIAAEYIEKLKALGVEPKIHGMPNAEAARQAEVVIISIPPEHAAATVSQIRDSFTNQVVVSPVVSMKREGKTFLFNPPAQGSSALEIKEALPDTAKLVSAYHNLPATELSEIDRTLDYDVVICGDDDGAKEVVKKLTEDMPNLRVLDAGSLEVSSMIESMTPLIVNLNVRYKPQHFSVKFV, from the coding sequence ATGAAAATAGCACTTTTAGGCGGCACAGGCGATATCGCCGAGGGGCTCGTGCTCAGGTGGTCGAAAGCCGGGCACGAGATATTCATAGGATCCAGGAGCGACGAGAAGGCTAAGGGAATCGCCGCTGAATACATAGAGAAACTAAAGGCCCTGGGTGTAGAGCCCAAAATTCACGGAATGCCGAACGCGGAGGCGGCAAGGCAGGCGGAAGTGGTAATAATAAGCATACCTCCCGAGCATGCGGCTGCGACCGTGAGCCAGATAAGGGACAGTTTTACCAATCAGGTCGTCGTTTCGCCTGTTGTTTCGATGAAGCGGGAGGGAAAAACGTTCCTGTTCAACCCCCCGGCCCAGGGGTCCTCGGCGCTCGAGATCAAGGAAGCCCTGCCCGATACCGCGAAGCTCGTATCCGCCTATCACAACCTGCCGGCAACGGAATTGAGCGAAATAGACAGGACGCTCGATTACGACGTGGTTATATGCGGAGACGACGACGGGGCCAAGGAAGTCGTGAAGAAGCTGACCGAGGACATGCCCAACCTCCGCGTTCTGGATGCCGGTTCTTTAGAGGTGTCCTCGATGATAGAGTCGATGACGCCCCTCATAGTCAACCTGAACGTGAGGTATAAACCCCAGCATTTTTCTGTAAAGTTCGTTTGA
- a CDS encoding alpha/beta hydrolase, with protein sequence MPEITIGGNRINYIEGDVTDPARPTVLLIHGAGQRIATWKPQLELLKDDPRYNVIAPDLPGHGASEGTGYRDIESYKGFIDEFTTALGLSDLIPVGHSMGGAVAMVFALDHPEKIRASVLAGTGARMRVSAETLKTVKNDYKAFCDVAPGRMFAPDSPAELKEKFRKDLLGTSSEVCYWDLVACDEFDIMDRVHEITRPVCVISADLDILTPTKYGEYLNSSIRGSSYHVINGSGHFMMLERPLEFNEILTGFLMSVEP encoded by the coding sequence ATGCCGGAAATCACTATAGGCGGAAACAGGATAAATTACATTGAGGGTGATGTTACCGACCCCGCACGCCCGACTGTGCTTCTTATCCACGGCGCGGGCCAGCGAATCGCCACATGGAAGCCCCAGCTTGAGCTTCTCAAGGACGATCCCCGGTATAACGTAATTGCACCCGACCTTCCGGGCCACGGTGCATCAGAGGGGACGGGTTACAGGGATATCGAGAGCTACAAGGGGTTTATCGACGAGTTCACAACCGCGCTCGGCTTGAGCGACCTCATTCCGGTCGGCCACTCTATGGGCGGCGCCGTAGCGATGGTTTTTGCCCTCGACCACCCTGAAAAGATACGGGCCTCCGTCCTCGCCGGCACGGGCGCAAGGATGCGCGTATCCGCTGAAACACTGAAGACCGTAAAAAATGACTATAAGGCGTTCTGCGACGTAGCGCCCGGGAGGATGTTCGCCCCGGATTCGCCCGCAGAGCTCAAGGAAAAATTCAGAAAAGACCTCCTCGGGACGTCGTCCGAGGTCTGCTACTGGGACCTTGTCGCGTGCGACGAGTTCGACATCATGGACAGGGTGCACGAGATAACGAGACCCGTGTGCGTCATCTCGGCGGACCTCGATATCCTGACGCCGACCAAATACGGGGAGTATCTCAACAGCTCGATCCGCGGTTCGTCATATCACGTCATAAACGGCTCGGGGCACTTCATGATGCTCGAAAGACCCCTGGAATTCAACGAAATATTGACCGGTTTCTTAATGTCCGTAGAGCCTTAG
- a CDS encoding secondary thiamine-phosphate synthase enzyme YjbQ encodes MAVITKGIRLRTKGETDLIDITDEVGEGVRESGISSGIVTVFIPGSTAGVTTIEYEGGAIQDFRDAIERIAPRNIRYHHDARWGDGNGFSHVRAALQGASLTVPFSSSELLLGTWQQIIVVDFDNRPRTRDVILQIIGE; translated from the coding sequence ATGGCCGTGATAACGAAGGGCATAAGGCTCCGCACGAAGGGAGAGACGGACCTCATAGATATAACTGACGAGGTCGGGGAGGGAGTGAGGGAGTCGGGGATATCTTCAGGCATAGTGACCGTGTTCATACCGGGATCCACGGCCGGGGTGACTACGATCGAATACGAAGGCGGAGCGATACAGGATTTCAGGGATGCTATCGAAAGGATAGCCCCCAGGAACATCCGCTATCACCACGACGCGAGGTGGGGGGACGGGAACGGCTTTTCGCACGTGAGGGCAGCTCTTCAAGGTGCATCCCTCACGGTTCCTTTTTCCTCGTCGGAGCTCCTCCTCGGCACGTGGCAGCAGATAATAGTGGTCGATTTCGACAACAGGCCCCGCACGAGGGACGTCATTCTTCAGATAATCGGGGAATAG
- a CDS encoding M42 family metallopeptidase, translating to MDKTEILLKELTESHGVPGYETDIREVLRKYLKPLGAISKDNMGSLICKKPGRSAEPRVMLAGHMDEIGFMVKHVSSDGFIRFTTLGGWWDHVLLGQRVVLKTHKGDVLGVIGAKPPHLLSQEERTKLLQRKNMYIDIGSTSEKEVEKAGVRVGDPIVPVSEFSILANPRTYMSKAFDDRVGCAVVIKALETLPAGSLPNTLFGVATVQEEVGVRGASTSVEMVSPDVAIILESDIAGDVPGIKPDESATKLNGGPSLLLYDSRMIPNLKLRDLVVDTAKKSKIPLQFTTMEGGATDGSVIHLHKNGVPTVVLGVPTRHIHSHNAIIHRNDFDNTVKLLKAVVQRLDKKKVDEIKSFA from the coding sequence ATGGATAAGACCGAGATACTTCTCAAGGAATTGACCGAGTCCCACGGCGTACCGGGCTATGAAACGGATATTCGCGAGGTCCTAAGGAAATATCTGAAGCCCCTGGGCGCTATCAGCAAGGACAACATGGGGAGCCTCATTTGTAAAAAGCCCGGAAGGTCTGCCGAGCCCAGAGTAATGCTTGCTGGACACATGGACGAGATCGGCTTCATGGTGAAGCACGTATCGTCAGACGGTTTTATCAGGTTCACCACGCTCGGGGGCTGGTGGGACCATGTGCTTTTAGGCCAGCGCGTGGTGCTGAAAACCCATAAAGGGGACGTCCTCGGGGTCATTGGGGCTAAGCCCCCTCATCTCCTCTCTCAGGAGGAGCGCACCAAGCTCCTTCAGAGAAAGAATATGTATATAGACATCGGCTCCACCTCGGAAAAAGAGGTCGAGAAGGCGGGCGTGCGGGTGGGCGACCCGATTGTGCCCGTGAGCGAATTCTCCATTCTTGCCAATCCCAGGACATACATGTCCAAAGCGTTCGATGACCGTGTCGGTTGCGCCGTCGTAATCAAGGCGCTCGAGACACTCCCCGCGGGAAGCCTTCCCAATACGCTCTTCGGTGTGGCCACTGTCCAGGAGGAGGTCGGAGTCAGGGGCGCGAGCACGAGCGTCGAGATGGTAAGCCCTGATGTCGCGATAATACTCGAATCCGACATAGCGGGCGACGTCCCCGGCATAAAGCCCGACGAGTCGGCTACGAAGCTGAACGGAGGGCCGTCGCTCCTACTCTACGACTCGCGAATGATACCTAACCTGAAGTTAAGAGACCTCGTCGTGGATACGGCGAAAAAATCGAAGATACCGCTCCAATTCACGACTATGGAAGGGGGAGCGACCGACGGCTCCGTCATACACCTCCATAAGAACGGCGTGCCGACCGTGGTGCTCGGAGTCCCAACGCGTCACATTCACAGCCATAACGCGATAATTCACAGGAACGACTTCGATAACACGGTCAAGCTTCTGAAGGCAGTCGTTCAAAGACTGGACAAGAAAAAGGTAGACGAGATTAAATCTTTCGCGTAA
- a CDS encoding DUF167 domain-containing protein, protein MKEPPLTFTVQVQPKSSRDEIAGIHDGRLKVRISAPPVEGKANERLIEVISKAFGVPKSNVDIIKGHSSRLKTIRISGIGKEDYDLLVSKFGDT, encoded by the coding sequence ATGAAAGAACCTCCTCTAACGTTCACGGTCCAGGTCCAGCCTAAATCGTCCCGCGACGAGATAGCGGGTATTCATGACGGGAGGCTGAAAGTCAGGATATCTGCTCCTCCTGTCGAAGGAAAAGCGAACGAGCGGCTGATAGAGGTCATTTCAAAGGCGTTCGGAGTCCCGAAATCGAATGTCGATATAATAAAAGGACACTCCTCGAGACTAAAAACGATTAGAATATCTGGTATAGGCAAGGAAGATTATGACCTGCTCGTTTCGAAATTCGGCGATACATAG